The Desulfurobacterium indicum genome contains a region encoding:
- the radA gene encoding DNA repair protein RadA, producing MAKKKTVYVCQSCGYKSPTWSGRCPECGEWGTFVEEVISKHRNKVSVSWINASSEKPTPITEICEIEKERYLSRIEEFDRVAGGGIVKGSVSLLSGEPGIGKSTFLLQLSEKLSNYGKVFYISSEESPQQISMRARRLEISSPNILVLANNNLEEIKNFIEKEKPAFLIIDSIQTVYLPHIESAAGSVSQVREGTAFITNLSKSKGITTFIVGHVNKEGSIAGPKVLEHIVDAVYQFEGDRGHNFRILKALKNRFGSTGEIAVFQMEEKGLKEVKNPSLFFLSERPVGKPGSTIYCGIEGTRPLLLEVQALVSRAVFSTPQRRAKGIDANRLSIIIAVLEKELGYPLRNFDIFVNIVGGVKIKEPAVDLPVALAIASSYLGKPVKENIAVFGEIGLSGEIRSVRLEEMRIKEIEKNGFQALFPALQKKNNKLKLLKEAVKIAIEEQQDGESYKKPLEP from the coding sequence ATGGCTAAGAAAAAAACTGTTTACGTTTGTCAATCGTGCGGGTATAAAAGCCCCACCTGGTCGGGAAGGTGTCCTGAATGCGGTGAATGGGGTACTTTTGTAGAAGAAGTAATATCCAAACATAGAAACAAAGTATCGGTTTCATGGATTAATGCTTCTTCTGAAAAACCAACACCTATTACAGAAATATGCGAAATAGAAAAAGAACGATATCTGTCCAGAATTGAGGAGTTTGACAGAGTTGCAGGCGGTGGTATCGTAAAAGGTTCCGTGTCCCTTCTATCCGGTGAACCTGGCATAGGTAAATCCACCTTTTTACTCCAGCTTTCCGAAAAGCTGTCAAATTACGGAAAAGTCTTTTACATTTCTTCCGAAGAATCTCCTCAACAGATATCCATGAGAGCAAGAAGACTTGAAATATCAAGTCCGAACATACTCGTTCTTGCAAATAACAACCTCGAAGAAATAAAAAATTTTATAGAGAAGGAAAAACCGGCGTTTTTAATAATAGATTCTATCCAAACGGTTTATCTTCCACACATTGAATCAGCTGCAGGGTCAGTATCTCAAGTAAGAGAAGGAACAGCCTTTATAACTAACTTATCAAAATCAAAAGGAATAACCACATTCATCGTAGGACATGTTAACAAAGAAGGCTCAATAGCAGGACCAAAGGTTCTCGAACACATTGTTGATGCAGTTTACCAGTTTGAGGGAGACAGAGGTCACAATTTTAGAATTTTAAAAGCGCTAAAAAACCGTTTTGGTTCAACGGGAGAGATAGCAGTTTTTCAAATGGAAGAAAAAGGATTGAAAGAGGTTAAGAATCCCTCCCTCTTTTTCTTATCAGAACGACCTGTCGGAAAACCCGGCTCTACTATCTACTGCGGTATAGAAGGAACAAGACCACTCCTTTTAGAAGTTCAAGCTCTCGTTTCAAGAGCTGTTTTCTCAACCCCTCAGAGAAGGGCAAAAGGAATAGATGCAAACCGACTTTCCATCATCATCGCCGTTCTTGAGAAAGAGTTGGGATATCCATTGAGAAATTTTGACATCTTTGTAAACATAGTCGGCGGTGTAAAAATAAAAGAACCAGCTGTTGACCTACCCGTAGCTCTGGCAATTGCATCAAGTTATCTCGGAAAACCTGTTAAGGAAAATATTGCCGTCTTTGGAGAAATAGGATTGTCCGGAGAGATAAGAAGTGTACGGCTTGAAGAAATGCGAATAAAAGAAATAGAAAAGAACGGATTCCAGGCTCTTTTCCCAGCTTTACAGAAAAAGAATAATAAGCTAAAATTATTAAAAGAGGCAGTTAAAATAGCTATAGAGGAACAACAAGATGGGGAATCTTACAAAAAGCCTCTTGAACCTTGA
- the purU gene encoding formyltetrahydrofolate deformylase: MKETATLLISCPDRKGILAEITGFIARNGGNIIHADQHIDFQKHIFFMRIEWDLENFKIPKEKIATAFSFIADKFSMKWNLKFNTETPNVAIFVSKYDHCLYDLLYRFKTGEMKGNLKLVISNHRNLENGVKMFGVDFYHFPKTKETKKEVEEKEIELLKKESIDLIILARYMQILTDNFVRQFPNRIINIHHSFLPAFVGARPYHRAYERGVKIIGATSHYVTEELDQGPIIEQDVVRVTHRDTVEDMIRKGRDLEKIVLAKAVRWHLENKILVYDNKTVIFD, from the coding sequence ATGAAAGAAACTGCCACGCTTCTCATATCATGTCCTGACAGAAAAGGCATCTTAGCAGAAATAACGGGATTTATAGCCAGAAATGGTGGTAACATCATTCATGCCGATCAACATATCGATTTTCAAAAACATATTTTTTTCATGAGAATAGAGTGGGATCTTGAAAATTTTAAAATCCCAAAAGAAAAAATAGCGACTGCTTTTTCCTTTATAGCAGATAAATTTTCTATGAAATGGAATCTCAAGTTTAATACCGAAACACCAAACGTTGCCATATTTGTCTCAAAGTATGATCACTGTTTATACGACCTGCTTTACAGGTTTAAAACCGGAGAAATGAAGGGAAATCTAAAACTGGTAATAAGCAATCACCGTAACCTTGAAAATGGTGTAAAAATGTTTGGCGTGGATTTTTACCACTTCCCAAAGACAAAAGAGACCAAAAAAGAAGTCGAAGAGAAAGAGATAGAGCTACTTAAAAAAGAAAGCATTGACCTCATAATTCTTGCAAGATACATGCAGATACTCACGGACAACTTTGTCCGACAATTTCCAAATCGCATAATAAATATTCACCACTCATTCCTCCCGGCATTCGTGGGCGCTCGTCCATATCACAGAGCCTATGAAAGAGGAGTAAAAATAATCGGAGCAACCAGCCATTACGTAACAGAAGAACTTGACCAGGGCCCAATAATTGAACAGGATGTCGTTAGAGTCACCCACAGAGATACTGTTGAAGATATGATAAGAAAAGGAAGAGATCTTGAAAAAATCGTTCTTGCCAAAGCTGTAAGATGGCACCTTGAAAATAAAATACTTGTTTACGACAACAAAACGGTTATTTTTGATTAA
- the rfbC gene encoding dTDP-4-dehydrorhamnose 3,5-epimerase: MPFEFLKTELPEVVLVKPRVFGDNRGFFMEIYKKSDFVEAGIDVEFVQDNHSRSIKGVLRGLHYQAKPRMQGKLVRCIRGKIFDVAVDIRKGSPTFGKWIGFELSEENKFMLWIPEGFAHGFLTLSEEAEIVYKVSGSEYSPEHDRNIRWNDPDIGIKWPIQGNPILSEKDKNAPFLKDAELL; this comes from the coding sequence ATGCCGTTTGAATTTTTGAAAACTGAGTTACCGGAAGTTGTTTTAGTTAAGCCCAGAGTTTTTGGAGATAATAGAGGCTTTTTTATGGAAATCTATAAAAAGTCTGATTTTGTTGAAGCGGGTATAGATGTTGAGTTTGTTCAGGATAATCATTCGAGATCGATAAAAGGTGTTTTGAGGGGCTTGCATTATCAGGCGAAACCCAGGATGCAGGGGAAGCTGGTTAGGTGTATAAGGGGAAAAATTTTTGATGTGGCAGTTGATATAAGGAAAGGTAGCCCTACTTTTGGAAAGTGGATAGGTTTTGAACTTTCCGAAGAAAACAAATTTATGTTATGGATACCAGAAGGGTTTGCTCACGGATTTTTGACCCTTTCAGAAGAGGCAGAAATTGTGTATAAAGTTTCTGGTTCTGAATATTCTCCAGAACATGATAGAAATATAAGATGGAATGATCCGGATATAGGTATTAAATGGCCTATACAGGGGAATCCTATTCTCTCAGAGAAGGATAAAAATGCACCATTTCTGAAGGATGCTGAGTTACTTTAA
- the rfbA gene encoding glucose-1-phosphate thymidylyltransferase RfbA: protein MKAVILAGGSGTRLYPVTISVNKHFLPIYNKPMIYYPLSLVMLLGIKDVMFIVNPEDMDSFKKLFGDGSHLGMNISYEIQKKPNGLAEGLILAEDFIGNDNVCYMLGDNIFYGHDLINIMKDAKREIEINGGAYVFGYYVKDPERFGIVEFDEKGNVKSIEEKPQKPKSNYAIVGMYFYDNRAVEIAKNVKPSDRGELEITSVNEQYLKNGRLKVKLLGRGFAWFDAGTHDSFLEAGEFVATIEKKTGLMVGCIEEVAFNNGWIDKDTLLELAKPLRKTGYGKYLIELAERA, encoded by the coding sequence ATGAAAGCGGTTATTCTGGCGGGGGGAAGCGGCACGAGACTTTATCCTGTAACTATTTCTGTTAATAAACATTTTCTTCCTATATATAACAAGCCGATGATTTATTATCCTCTGTCTCTTGTTATGCTTTTGGGAATAAAGGATGTTATGTTTATAGTTAATCCAGAGGATATGGATTCTTTTAAAAAGCTTTTTGGTGATGGTTCTCACCTTGGTATGAATATTAGTTATGAGATTCAGAAAAAACCTAATGGATTGGCAGAGGGACTTATTTTAGCGGAAGATTTTATAGGTAATGATAATGTTTGTTATATGTTGGGAGATAACATTTTTTATGGTCATGATCTAATTAACATTATGAAAGATGCCAAAAGGGAGATAGAAATAAATGGTGGAGCTTATGTGTTCGGGTATTATGTTAAAGATCCTGAGAGATTTGGAATAGTGGAGTTTGATGAAAAAGGGAATGTTAAGTCCATTGAAGAGAAACCGCAGAAACCTAAGTCAAATTATGCTATTGTAGGAATGTATTTTTACGATAATAGAGCTGTTGAAATAGCGAAGAATGTTAAACCCTCTGATAGAGGAGAACTGGAAATAACTTCTGTTAATGAACAGTATTTGAAAAATGGCAGATTGAAAGTAAAGCTTTTAGGGCGGGGTTTTGCCTGGTTTGATGCAGGAACACATGATAGTTTTCTTGAAGCTGGAGAATTTGTGGCTACTATAGAGAAGAAGACAGGATTGATGGTTGGATGTATAGAAGAGGTGGCTTTTAATAATGGTTGGATAGATAAAGATACGCTTCTTGAGCTTGCTAAGCCTCTTAGAAAGACAGGTTACGGTAAATATTTGATTGAACTTGCAGAAAGAGCGTGA
- a CDS encoding methionine adenosyltransferase, with the protein MNLNVTPLDFQPANELAVEIVERKGIGHPDTICDALAEKLSAELCKFYKEKFGFVLHHNVDKGLLLGGSAAPAFGGGEITAPIEIYLVGRAIKEYKGVKVPVEEFAIEGTKEWLKENIHALNPDKDVRIHCLVRPGSVDLVDIYMRQLETGVPLANDTSFGVGFAPFDEVENIAFNVEKVLNSKEMKEKHPEIGEDIKVMGVRKGDTIDITIACAFVDRFIKDINDYVEKRENVRKIAEEVAKKYTNREVVIHVNTGDDVARENVYITVTGTSAEAGDDGEVGRGNRVNGLITPYRPMSLEAAAGKNPITHVGKLYNITANQICEAVVKEIPEIEEAYCYIVSQIGKPITEPLALDVKIRTKDGRVDVYRDKIEPIAKECLADISNIWKKLVAGEILVY; encoded by the coding sequence ATGAACCTAAATGTGACTCCACTTGACTTTCAACCGGCAAATGAGCTTGCCGTAGAAATCGTTGAAAGGAAGGGTATAGGCCACCCGGATACTATTTGTGATGCTCTCGCTGAGAAACTTTCAGCAGAACTTTGTAAGTTTTATAAAGAAAAATTCGGATTTGTCCTTCATCACAATGTTGATAAAGGTCTTCTTCTTGGTGGAAGCGCGGCGCCGGCTTTCGGCGGTGGAGAAATAACTGCTCCTATTGAGATTTATCTTGTTGGTAGGGCTATAAAAGAGTATAAAGGAGTTAAGGTTCCTGTAGAAGAATTTGCCATAGAGGGCACAAAGGAGTGGCTTAAGGAAAATATACATGCTCTAAATCCTGATAAAGATGTTAGGATTCACTGTCTTGTAAGGCCGGGTTCTGTTGATCTTGTGGATATTTACATGAGACAGCTTGAAACGGGTGTTCCTCTGGCAAACGATACATCTTTTGGTGTTGGTTTTGCTCCTTTTGATGAGGTGGAGAACATTGCTTTCAATGTTGAAAAAGTTTTAAACAGCAAGGAAATGAAAGAGAAACACCCGGAAATAGGAGAAGATATTAAAGTAATGGGTGTTCGTAAGGGAGATACAATCGATATTACTATAGCATGTGCTTTTGTAGATAGATTTATCAAAGATATTAACGATTATGTTGAGAAAAGGGAAAATGTCAGGAAAATAGCTGAAGAGGTAGCGAAAAAATATACCAATAGAGAAGTTGTCATTCACGTAAATACAGGTGATGATGTTGCGAGAGAAAATGTTTATATAACCGTTACAGGAACATCTGCAGAAGCCGGTGATGACGGTGAAGTGGGAAGAGGTAATAGGGTAAACGGACTTATTACACCTTACAGACCTATGAGTCTTGAAGCTGCGGCAGGGAAAAACCCTATTACTCACGTTGGAAAACTTTACAACATTACTGCCAACCAGATATGTGAGGCTGTTGTAAAAGAAATACCAGAAATTGAAGAAGCTTACTGTTATATTGTCAGCCAGATTGGTAAACCTATCACAGAGCCACTGGCACTTGATGTTAAGATTAGGACTAAAGATGGTAGAGTAGATGTTTACAGGGATAAAATAGAACCTATAGCAAAGGAATGTCTTGCCGATATCTCAAATATCTGGAAGAAATTGGTTGCCGGTGAAATTCTTGTTTACTGA
- a CDS encoding V-type ATP synthase subunit F, with translation MRIIFVGTEDECVGFKLAGLETATAEDETAFKNVTSEILSDPEVAILVVSEKFADAFDKELKKKLGKKALPAVVFVPSIDGTTSKQSLKEFLASVLGVRLQ, from the coding sequence ATGAGAATCATATTTGTTGGAACGGAAGACGAATGCGTGGGTTTTAAGCTTGCAGGACTTGAAACAGCAACGGCAGAAGATGAAACTGCTTTCAAAAATGTTACTTCTGAAATCCTTTCCGATCCGGAAGTGGCAATTCTGGTAGTATCAGAAAAATTTGCCGACGCTTTCGACAAAGAGTTAAAGAAAAAACTTGGAAAGAAAGCTTTACCGGCAGTAGTATTTGTTCCGTCAATTGATGGAACAACATCTAAACAAAGCTTAAAGGAGTTTTTGGCAAGTGTTCTCGGAGTCAGACTTCAGTAA
- the glmS gene encoding glutamine--fructose-6-phosphate transaminase (isomerizing), with the protein MCGIVGYIGKDNAKNIVINGLKRLEYRGYDSAGVAFIDSGELKIFKKSGKIRNLEFKLNKDLSLPHVAIGHTRWATHGEPNDINAHPHTDCSGKIAVVHNGIIENFTELKKSLENRGHKFKSQTDTEVIAHLVEEEIQKGKNLQEAVLSAVAKLKGSYAAAVIYEGEPDKIVCVRKDSPLVIGIGEGENFIASDVPAFLSYTNKVIFLNDNECAVVTADNVQIFDLNGHKVEKEIKKIPWSIAQAEKGGYKHFMLKEIYEQPKAIADTISGKLSIFEKKNEKILTNFDKIQIVACGTSFHAGLIGKFFIESISRIPVSVDYASEYRYRNPIIDKKTLIIAISQSGETADTLAAVRLARKKSAKVVAICNVIGSTITREADYTIYTHAGPEISVASTKAFTTQLAALFLFAVEVAKVRKTIDEETENKLLNELSEIPKKLKTFLDSENEKKLIRNIALEFYNSQDALYLGRFVNYPIALEGALKLKEISYIHAEGYPAGEMKHGPIALIDEKMPVVVIAPKDRVYEKIVSNIEEVKARKGKVIAVTNANCPEIKKLADFTIEIPTTEELLYPFLTVVPLQLFAYHIADFLGYDVDQPRNLAKSVTVE; encoded by the coding sequence GTGTGTGGAATTGTAGGATATATAGGAAAAGATAATGCTAAAAACATTGTCATAAACGGATTAAAACGATTGGAATATAGAGGATATGATTCTGCAGGAGTTGCTTTTATAGACTCCGGAGAACTCAAAATTTTCAAGAAAAGCGGAAAAATAAGAAATCTTGAATTTAAACTTAACAAAGACTTGTCTCTGCCTCACGTGGCTATAGGACACACAAGGTGGGCAACACATGGAGAACCAAATGATATCAATGCACACCCTCACACCGATTGCAGCGGAAAAATAGCCGTAGTTCACAACGGTATAATTGAAAATTTCACAGAACTTAAAAAATCTCTCGAAAACAGAGGTCATAAATTCAAGTCTCAAACCGACACAGAAGTTATAGCTCACCTTGTAGAGGAAGAAATCCAGAAGGGAAAAAATCTGCAAGAAGCGGTTCTATCTGCAGTAGCAAAACTTAAAGGCTCTTATGCTGCCGCTGTTATCTACGAAGGTGAACCCGATAAAATAGTATGTGTAAGGAAAGACAGCCCTTTAGTCATAGGAATAGGTGAAGGAGAGAATTTTATTGCCTCAGATGTACCTGCTTTTCTGTCTTATACCAACAAAGTGATTTTTCTTAACGACAATGAATGTGCCGTAGTAACTGCAGATAATGTTCAGATATTTGATTTAAACGGACACAAGGTTGAAAAGGAAATTAAAAAAATTCCCTGGTCAATAGCTCAAGCCGAAAAAGGCGGATATAAACACTTTATGTTAAAAGAAATCTACGAGCAACCTAAAGCCATTGCAGACACCATCTCAGGAAAACTGTCGATTTTTGAAAAAAAGAATGAAAAAATTTTGACAAATTTTGACAAAATCCAGATTGTAGCATGCGGAACATCTTTTCATGCAGGGCTTATAGGAAAGTTTTTCATAGAATCCATATCCCGAATACCCGTATCAGTGGATTACGCGTCTGAATACAGATATAGAAATCCAATAATAGATAAAAAAACACTAATAATTGCCATTTCTCAATCGGGAGAAACCGCCGATACGCTTGCTGCTGTTAGACTTGCCAGAAAGAAAAGTGCAAAGGTCGTTGCAATATGCAACGTAATAGGTTCAACCATAACAAGAGAGGCAGACTATACAATCTACACACACGCAGGACCGGAAATTAGCGTAGCATCTACAAAAGCTTTTACAACACAGCTGGCTGCTCTTTTTCTATTCGCCGTAGAAGTAGCAAAAGTCAGGAAAACCATCGACGAAGAAACTGAGAACAAACTATTAAACGAACTCTCAGAAATACCAAAAAAATTAAAAACTTTTCTTGACTCAGAAAACGAGAAGAAGCTGATAAGGAATATAGCCCTTGAGTTTTACAACTCACAGGATGCCCTCTATCTTGGAAGATTCGTAAACTATCCGATTGCTCTGGAAGGAGCACTGAAACTAAAAGAAATAAGTTATATACACGCAGAAGGTTACCCGGCCGGAGAGATGAAACACGGTCCCATAGCACTCATAGATGAAAAAATGCCTGTTGTTGTGATAGCTCCTAAAGATAGAGTCTACGAAAAAATAGTTTCAAACATCGAAGAAGTAAAAGCAAGAAAAGGAAAAGTCATAGCAGTAACAAATGCAAACTGTCCTGAAATCAAAAAACTTGCAGATTTCACCATAGAAATACCAACAACTGAAGAACTTTTATATCCCTTTCTTACGGTTGTGCCGCTTCAACTTTTTGCATATCATATAGCAGATTTTCTGGGATACGATGTGGACCAGCCGAGAAACCTTGCAAAAAGTGTTACTGTTGAATAA
- a CDS encoding V-type ATP synthase subunit I, with product MIFPEKMYRVTITIPEEYLDTEIESLGKIGALHIDDRNKNRIFETEINRVDTLLSLAKSNLDALGVQEKIVEVRDIQLEEIPREIDKIEVILNDISKIIDKLSSEGKKVEQRTKDVLTAEKVKETLREDLDIETLVKNLSFIKLKAVLVPSDTAESLLLTAKSYKAFTVHEPLSEGSVAVAILYTDDLEDVIQKGIEKTEGKVLNNNDFLTETKNKVLATRELYLKEKEKAVNEYGEKLLEIIRKLNIMKKILETENLVKRTAEGYIIEGWVPEDKKDEIVKALKHSRVIFSEPEDAPVLLKTPRLLKPFEELVTGFGYPSYKELNPTPFFAFIFVLLFGVMFGDVGHGIVLSIAGYILSKKTETFKSYGKVLIFCGISSAIFGLLYGSVFGDEHLIHPLLFNPMENIDKLIIFSIAIGILVLSVGFILNIITQYRKKEFGEMLAGEGGILWFLIYWFLIGIAIKAVVFKGNVKTELIIVAVMVIITVGYEIYKKKQVFGSFLDGFMSLLENITGTVSFVRLGAFALAHAALMLAIFTIARAISPDGHHGAGYWITMIIGNIIVIVLEALVVSIQTMRLEYYEFFGKFFKGGGKPFKPFKLEEEK from the coding sequence ATGATTTTTCCGGAAAAGATGTATAGAGTAACAATCACAATACCAGAAGAATACCTTGACACGGAAATAGAATCTCTGGGAAAAATCGGAGCACTTCACATAGATGACAGAAACAAAAACAGAATCTTTGAAACAGAAATTAACCGTGTAGATACACTGCTTTCTCTTGCGAAAAGCAACCTTGATGCCCTTGGTGTTCAAGAAAAAATAGTAGAAGTCAGGGATATTCAGCTTGAGGAAATTCCAAGAGAAATAGACAAAATAGAGGTCATACTTAATGACATATCCAAAATCATAGATAAGTTATCTTCTGAAGGAAAAAAAGTAGAACAACGAACAAAAGATGTCCTTACAGCAGAAAAAGTAAAAGAAACACTTAGAGAAGACCTGGACATTGAAACTCTTGTCAAAAACCTGTCATTCATAAAATTAAAAGCCGTTCTTGTTCCTTCCGACACGGCAGAATCACTGCTACTAACAGCCAAAAGCTATAAAGCCTTTACTGTTCATGAACCGCTAAGCGAGGGCAGCGTCGCTGTTGCCATACTCTATACGGATGATCTAGAAGATGTTATTCAAAAAGGTATAGAAAAAACAGAAGGAAAGGTCTTAAACAATAATGACTTTCTAACCGAAACAAAAAACAAAGTTTTAGCTACAAGAGAACTATATCTAAAAGAGAAAGAAAAGGCGGTAAACGAATACGGAGAAAAACTGTTAGAAATAATAAGAAAACTAAATATCATGAAAAAAATACTTGAAACTGAAAATCTGGTTAAAAGAACGGCAGAAGGATACATCATCGAAGGATGGGTGCCGGAAGATAAAAAGGATGAAATAGTAAAAGCTTTAAAACATTCCAGAGTGATCTTCAGCGAACCTGAAGATGCCCCTGTGCTCCTTAAAACACCGAGATTACTGAAACCCTTTGAAGAACTTGTAACAGGTTTCGGATACCCTTCATACAAGGAACTTAATCCAACACCTTTTTTCGCCTTTATATTTGTTCTGCTCTTTGGCGTAATGTTCGGTGACGTTGGCCACGGAATAGTCCTTTCCATTGCGGGATACATACTCTCAAAGAAAACAGAAACCTTTAAAAGTTACGGTAAAGTTTTGATATTCTGCGGAATAAGCTCTGCAATTTTTGGTCTTCTCTATGGTTCAGTTTTCGGAGACGAACATCTGATCCATCCTCTACTCTTTAATCCAATGGAAAACATAGACAAACTTATCATATTCAGTATAGCAATAGGCATACTTGTGCTTTCAGTAGGATTTATACTTAACATAATCACACAATACAGAAAAAAAGAATTCGGAGAGATGCTAGCAGGAGAAGGTGGAATTTTGTGGTTTTTAATTTACTGGTTTTTAATAGGTATTGCCATAAAGGCAGTAGTATTTAAAGGAAATGTAAAAACCGAACTAATCATAGTTGCCGTGATGGTTATAATCACCGTAGGATATGAAATTTACAAGAAAAAGCAGGTTTTCGGCTCTTTCCTTGACGGTTTTATGTCACTACTTGAAAATATAACAGGGACTGTATCTTTCGTAAGACTTGGCGCATTTGCCCTTGCACATGCAGCTCTCATGCTTGCAATTTTCACAATTGCAAGAGCTATATCACCAGATGGACATCACGGAGCAGGATACTGGATTACCATGATAATAGGTAACATCATCGTCATTGTCCTTGAAGCTCTCGTAGTTTCAATTCAAACAATGAGACTCGAATACTACGAATTTTTCGGAAAGTTTTTCAAAGGTGGAGGAAAACCCTTCAAGCCATTCAAATTGGAGGAAGAGAAATGA
- a CDS encoding ATP synthase subunit C — protein MRKTALRTLLLVMFPAIALAGDAMWAYLSAAISVACSTIAAGAAVGLVGSAAMGAIGEKPEISGKAIVFLGLAEGIAIYGLIIAILILGKVG, from the coding sequence ATGAGAAAAACAGCACTAAGAACGCTTCTTTTAGTAATGTTTCCGGCAATCGCTCTGGCCGGTGATGCAATGTGGGCATATCTGTCAGCTGCAATATCCGTAGCCTGCTCAACAATAGCAGCCGGAGCCGCTGTCGGTCTTGTCGGCTCAGCAGCAATGGGAGCAATAGGTGAAAAACCCGAAATTTCGGGAAAAGCAATCGTATTTTTAGGACTTGCTGAAGGTATTGCCATTTACGGACTAATCATAGCCATCTTAATACTGGGAAAAGTAGGATGA
- a CDS encoding V0D/AC39 family V-type ATPase subunit, which produces MWLTRPLKFSYTNAMCRTIKSTLLEKSTFEQLVTATTVGDILVTIKSTPYEKFIKSALEKSMSKGLDAYFQYLYKKVTDKLSKREKEVFFLFFMGRKELREKKKKLKSRKDARKLFSKMDKEYVESLKKAINNLDREDRKDLKTIAGSYFDLINIMTAVRLKFIYKLDEKSILNFIIPFGNEINDKNIKKLLEVDKLSNITYAFPEIFKNPVKDFTDLRKELYRYHINTVNKVWFGYPFKLSIPFALLRLKEIEIKNLKACIEGIYFGLPEKEIKRMLVGV; this is translated from the coding sequence TTGTGGTTAACGAGACCTCTTAAATTTAGCTATACAAACGCCATGTGCCGGACGATAAAGTCAACGTTGCTGGAAAAAAGCACCTTTGAACAGCTAGTAACAGCAACCACAGTCGGTGATATACTCGTCACGATAAAAAGCACTCCCTATGAAAAGTTTATAAAATCCGCTCTGGAAAAATCTATGTCAAAAGGGCTTGACGCTTATTTTCAATACCTCTACAAAAAAGTTACCGACAAACTTTCAAAAAGGGAAAAAGAAGTCTTCTTTCTTTTCTTTATGGGAAGAAAAGAACTCAGAGAAAAGAAAAAGAAACTTAAAAGCAGAAAAGACGCCAGAAAGCTTTTCAGTAAAATGGACAAAGAATACGTAGAATCTCTAAAAAAAGCAATAAACAATCTTGACAGAGAAGACAGGAAAGATTTAAAAACCATTGCAGGAAGTTACTTTGACCTGATAAATATAATGACTGCTGTTCGGCTCAAATTTATCTACAAACTTGACGAAAAAAGCATACTCAACTTTATAATTCCATTTGGGAACGAAATAAATGACAAAAACATAAAAAAGCTACTGGAAGTAGATAAACTTTCAAATATAACCTATGCATTTCCGGAAATTTTTAAAAATCCGGTTAAAGATTTCACCGACTTAAGAAAAGAACTTTACAGATATCATATAAATACCGTAAACAAAGTATGGTTCGGTTATCCTTTTAAGCTTTCAATACCTTTCGCGCTGTTAAGACTAAAAGAAATTGAAATAAAAAATTTAAAAGCATGTATAGAGGGAATCTACTTCGGACTTCCAGAAAAAGAAATTAAAAGAATGTTGGTAGGTGTATAA